One part of the Panthera leo isolate Ple1 chromosome D4, P.leo_Ple1_pat1.1, whole genome shotgun sequence genome encodes these proteins:
- the SET gene encoding protein SET, translated as MSAPAAKVSKKELNSNHDGADETSEKEQQEAIEHIDEVQNEIDRLNEQASEEILKVEQKYNKLRQPFFQKRSELIAKIPNFWVTTFVNHPQVSALLGEEDEEALHYLTRVEVTEFEDIKSGYRIDFYFDENPYFENKVLSKEFHLNESGDPSSKSTEIKWKSGKDLTKRSSQTQNKASRKRQHEEPESFFTWFTDHSDAGADELGEVIKDDIWPNPLQYYLVPDMDDEEGEGEEDDDDDEEEEGLEDIDEEGDEDEGEEDEDDDEGEEGEEDEGEDD; from the exons ATGTCGGCGCCGGCGGCCAAAGTCAGTAAAAAGGAGCTCAACTCCAACCACGACGGGGCCGACGAGACCTCAG aaaaagaacagcaagaagCAATTGAACATATTGATGAAGTACAAAACGAAATAGACAG aCTTAATGAACAAGCCAGTGAGGAGATTTTGAAAGTAGAACAGAAATATAACAAACTCCGCCAACCATTTTTTCAGAAGAGGTCGGAATTGATCGCCAAAATCCCAAATTTTTGGGTAACAACATTTGTCAACCATCCACAAG TGTCTGCACTGCTTggggaggaggatgaagaggcTCTGCATTATTTGACAAGAGTTGAAGTGACAGAATTTGAAGATATTAAATCAGGTTACAGAATAGATTTT TATTTTGATGAAAACCCTTACTTCGAAAATAAAGTTCTCTCCAAAGAATTTCATCTGAATGAGAGTGGTGATCCATCTTCAAAGTCCACTGAAATCAAATGGAAATCTGGAAAG GATTTGACGAAACGTTCAAGTCAAACGCAGAATAAAGCCAGCAGGAAGAGACAGCATGAGGAACCAGAGAGCTTTTTCACCTGGTTTACTGACCATTCTGATGCGGGTGCAGATGAGTTAGGAGAGGTCATCAAAGATGATATTTGGCCAAATCCTTTACAGTACTACTTG gttcCTGATATGGATgatgaagaaggggaaggagaagaagatgatgatgatgatgaagaagaagaaggattgGAAGATATTGATGAAGAAGGAGATGAGGATGAAGGTGAagaagatgaagatgatgatgagggggaggaaggagag GAGGATGAAGGAGAAGACGACTGA